CCGCGGAACAATTCGTGACCGGCGCCAGCAGTTATCCCGGCAGTGTGGTACCGCTGAACCAGACGGACCTCCGCGCGGAAGTCAGCGGTTATATCACCGGTATTTTTGTGGCGGACGGCGCTACGGTCTCCAAAGGCCAGCGGCTTTACGAAATAGATCGTACCCGTTATGCCGCGGCACAGGAACAGGCCCGCTCTGCGCTGGCCATCGCAGAATCCAACCTGGCCAGGGTGAAGCGCGACCTGGAACGCTACCGAAAGCTGGCCGAGCAGGACGCCATTGCCAAACAAACGCTGGATTACGCGGAAACCGATCTGAGCAATGCAGAAGCCCAGGCCCTTTCTGCCCGCGCAGCACTCACCACCGCCACCACGGACCTTAACCGTTCCGTGATCATTGCGCCGTTCAACGGTACCATCGGGATGTCCCAGGTACGCATGGGCGCATTGGTCAGCGCAGGGAACACCCTCATCAACAGCATTTCCACCACCAATCCTATTGCGGTGGACTTCCCGGTCAACGAACAGGAGATCCAACGTTTTCTTGCCCTGCAAAAAAGCCCGGCAGTGGAAAAGGACTCCCTGATCACACTGGTGTTGCCCGGCGGAGCGCCGTACCCCGCACCCGGCAGGATATCCGCGCTGGACCGCGCGGTAGACCCCGGTACCGGCACCATCACCGTCCGCGCCACATTCGCCAATCCCGATGGACTGCTGAGGGCCGGAATGAACACCACCGTACGCATCCTCAGCCACTCCCCGGAGAAACAACTGGTCATCCCCTACAAAGCGGTAACGGAACAGCTGGGCCAGTCATCCGTGTACGTGGTATCCGACAGCAGCACGGCGGAACAGCGTACTGTTGTATTAGGGCAAAAGACAGGTGATAAAGTAGTAGTGGCCAGCGGGCTGTCCAATGGCGAGACCATCATTACAGACGGGCTGATCAACATCAGGAACGGCGCCAAAGTAGCGCCCCAACCGCAGCAACAACCCAAGCCCTGAAAGA
This genomic stretch from Chitinophaga sp. XS-30 harbors:
- a CDS encoding efflux RND transporter periplasmic adaptor subunit, whose protein sequence is MKSINIATFILLGASAAVSCGGSQQQQRPAQQAIPVSTGKAAEQFVTGASSYPGSVVPLNQTDLRAEVSGYITGIFVADGATVSKGQRLYEIDRTRYAAAQEQARSALAIAESNLARVKRDLERYRKLAEQDAIAKQTLDYAETDLSNAEAQALSARAALTTATTDLNRSVIIAPFNGTIGMSQVRMGALVSAGNTLINSISTTNPIAVDFPVNEQEIQRFLALQKSPAVEKDSLITLVLPGGAPYPAPGRISALDRAVDPGTGTITVRATFANPDGLLRAGMNTTVRILSHSPEKQLVIPYKAVTEQLGQSSVYVVSDSSTAEQRTVVLGQKTGDKVVVASGLSNGETIITDGLINIRNGAKVAPQPQQQPKP